TCGGCTGCACTGATCGGCGAGCTTTCCAGCAACTTGCCGACCTGGGCTTTCATGGCCGGGGTCGGACCACGGAATGAGTCGAGCAGATTGGTCTGGAAGAACGACGGGCAAACCACATGCACGCCAACTTCCTGTTGCGCCAGTTCGATCAGCAGGCTTTCCGACAGTGCCACCACGCCAGCCTTGGCCACGTTGTAGTTGCTCATGGCCGGACCTTGCATCAACGCGGCCATCGACGCGATGTTGATGATCTTGCCTTTGCTTTTTTCCAGCAGCGGCAGGAAGGCCTTGCAGCCCTTGACCACGCCCATCAGGTTGATCGCGATTTGCCAGTCCCAGTCTTCCAGGGACAGTTCGCTGAAGAACCCGCCGGAAGCCACGCCGGCATTGTTGACGATGACATCGATGCCGCCGAGTTTGACTTCGCACGCCTGGGCGAATGCTGTCAGTTGGCTGTAGTCGCGCACGTCGCAGCGCTGGATGAAACCGTCGCCGCCGGCCTCGCGCACCAGTTTCAAGGTTTCTTGCAGGCCGGGTTCGCTGACGTCCGACAAAGCCAGTTGCCAGCCTTCACGCGCCCAGCGCAGCGCGATTTCGCGACCCAGGCCAGAGCCCGCACCAGTGATCATCATGCGATTTTGCATAGCAAACAGCCTTGTTGTTCCGGGGAAGATGCGTCGAGTGTAGCGAAGGATATTGCCCGACCCACGCTCCATCAGATTGCTGAATGGGACGAGCAAACCCTGGAAGCGTCGCCCTTAACTAATGCCAGTCGAAACGAAATAAAGCTTTGTTCGAAAAACATTAAAAAAACTTGGAATTTTCTTCCCTGCGCAGCAGTCGGAAGTTTTAAGCAGCTCGAATTAATTGGATTCCCGCTGACCGATAAAGACTGGGTCATTCCTGAATTCTTACAGCAAGGAAATAGACATGGGCACAATTCTACTCATCATTTTGATCCTGTTACTGATCGGTGGTTTACCGGTCTTCCCGCACTCCAGAAGTTGGGGTTATGGCCCGTCCGGTATTATCGGCGTGGTGTTGGTGGTGATACTGATTCTGTTGTTACTCGGCAAGATATGAAGATCCGAGCGTAAAAAAAGAGGCCCTTCGAGGGCCTCTTTTTTATTGCGTTGCTATTGGCTCGGTCTTGCTCGTTTAGTCCGGCTTGCCATCGACTACACCGGCAGTGTTGTCGATCAGGCTCTTGGTCGCCGTTTGCAGGAACGATTCGAGCTTGGTCTTCAACTCGGCGGTGCGCGGTGCATCCGGAACGACCACGGCGCGAGGTGTAGCACCCAGTTCATACTGATACATCTTCGGAGCCATGTCCTTGTCTTTCGGCAAGACCAGAATCTGGTCAGCCGTGATGATCGCCGTAGTCTGCTCACTACCCGACGGCTTGATCACACCGAAACCGGTGTCACCTTCAGGCAAGTTGAGCAGGTCGCGCCCCCAGCACTGATGGCGTACTTCACCACCGATCCGGCCCATGATGGTCGGAACGATATCGACTTGAGTGCCGACAGTGTGGTCAAGCGTGCCGAACTTCTCCTGAATGCCCGGGGCGATCATCAGCATCGGAACGTTGAAGCGACCAAGGTCCATTTCAGTGATTTGACGCTCATTGCCGAAGCCATGGTCGCCGACAATTACAAACAGGGTTTCCTTGAAGTACGGTTCCTTGCGCGCCTGTTCAAAGAACTGACCCAACGCCCAGTCCGAATAACGCATGGCGGTCAAATGTTCGTTGAGGCTGCCACGGTCGGTCACGCGCTCGACCGGCAACGGGCTCGGCAAGGCGTATGGGGTGTGGTTGGACAAGGTCTGCAGCAAGGCATAGAACGGTTTCTTGTCTTTGCCGTCGCGGGCTTTCAACTCTTCCAGGCCACGGTTGAACATGTCCTGGTCGGACACGCCCCACGTTGGGTCGGAGAACACCGGGTTAACGAAGTCGTTACGCCCGATGAAGTTGGTCATGCCCTGGTTGCTGAAGAAACCCGACTGGTTGTCCCAGGCGAAATCGCCGTTGTAGACATACACGTCGTCGTAATCCCGGGCGCTGAGCAACTGCGGCAGGCCGGACAGTTTGTGGCTGCCTTCCGGCGTCTGCATCAGGTATTCGAAACCCGGCAGATTCGGGAAGCAGGCCATGGTCGCGAACATGCCCTGGTGGGTGTGGGTCCCGTTGGAGAAGAAGCGATCGAACAGCAGGCCTTCCTTCGACAGTTTGTCGAGGTACGGCGTGATGTTGCCCGGTGCGCCCAGCGCACCCACCGAGTGACCGGCCATGCTTTCCATGAGGATCACGACGACGTTCTTGATCGGCAGGGTCTTATCCGCCGGCGGCATGTAGTCGCGACGCACCGCGGCGGTCTCGCCATCCACCAGTTTGTCGTCCTTCATCACCAGCATCTCGCGCACGGTCTGTTGCGCCATCGGTTGTGGCAACGTGGCTTTCCAGATGTTGTCGCGATCTTCGGACATCCGGCTCTTGGCCGCTGCCACCAGGGACAGGGTGCCGTTCAGACCCAACTGGTTGGCGAAGTTGGAATCGGTGGTATAGACGTCACCCCAACGCATTGGCGGGCCTTGACGCAACGTGCCACGGGCGGCGACCACGCAGATCAGCAAGCAGACCACGAACACCGCGGCGCGCGTGTACCACGGGGCTACCTGACGGGTGCTGATGCTGCCGCCGCTGAATGGGCCGCGAGGACGTGTGGCACGGTCGGCACCTTTGAATGCCAGGCTCAGGAGCCAGGTGCCTACCGCCCATGCCAACAGGTAACGGACCACCGGAAAACCGTACCAGAGCATGCTCATCACGGTTTTCGGGTCTTCTTTCACGTACTGGAACACCAGACCGTTGAGGCGCTGGTGGAACTCGCGATAGAAGTCCATTTCCATGAGGCCGAGGAACAGCGCAACGCTCGAGGCAAGGGTCAGCCAGAAGCGGAAGAACCCGCGCGCCGCCATGGCCCGGACACTGAACAGCGCCAGAATCAACGGGACGCTCAGGTAGACCACCAGGCGCAGGTCGAAACGCAGACCGTTGGCGAATGCCTCGATGAACGTCGAGGCCGGTGTATCGAGGATCATTTCGCGGTTGTAGACCAGCAGCGCGACGCGCAGCACGGAAAACATCACCATCATGACCAGTGCGCAAAGCAGCGTGTAGGCCAGATGCGATTTGACGGTCGGTTGCAGCAGGCGACTCGAAGCTCGCTGCTGACTCAGGGCGTCCGGGATTGCCATGTCGTTTTAGGACCCATTGGAAGTTGAAGTTTCAAAAATACAGCAGCGCCCTGCCCTCTGTTGGCCAGTACTTGGCCCCGGGGTTCGCGCGGTGCGCAAATGTTGCACGATCAACCGCAGCATTGCCATTGATAACTGTTCGTCGATGCCGACGCGGGCGAATTGTCTTGGAGGTCTTGTGAAAATTTCGTGCAACGCATATCTGGAAACAAAAGAAAGCCTCTGGTTTTTGTCGATGCCTCACGCATCAAAATCAAAAGATCTGCTTTCACCCCATAGCAAAACGCCCCGAACAAGTCAGGGCGCAGTACAACCAGGAATCAAAAGAACAGCGCCATTACTTCTCGGCGCGAGCCTTCAGATTTTTTAGCGTATTAAACGGTGCATCAACCACAAACTTGTTGGCCACCATCGAAGGAACACTGCCGCCCGGCTCGGTGTGCACCTGATAAGTCACTTCGACCTGATCACCCTTGGGTACGAACTTCCAGAAGCCATCGACCTTGGCGACACGGACAAAGCCTTTTTCTTCAGAAAGGTAAGTCGGCACGCCTTCGAGCTTGCGCGTCAGGCTGCCGTCGGCGCCCTGGACCGTGGTGATATGCAGCACCGAATCACGCGGAGTGACTGGCCATGGCGTATTGAACTGGGTGTAGGTCCAGCTCTGATCACCTTCGTGTTTGAGCAATTTCTGGGTTTTGCATTCGTGAATCCAGGCGCAGGCACCAGAGACGTCGTCCTGCAACGCGCGGAGTTTGGCCATGGTGGTCTTTATCAGGGTGACGCCCTGGTAGGCCTTGTAGTCGGAGCCGGCCACTTCACTCAGCGAGACCTTGATGCCGTCTTCGTTCTTGGCAACTTTCCAGTCTTCGGCCTGGGCGACCGATGTTGCCAATACAGCCGTCAAACCACACAGAACAGCAATACGATGCAGCGAACCCATAATGTTATTCCTTATTGTTGAAGTTCCGTTCTTTGGGCTTGCACCTCCGGTCACCTTCAGGTTTTTCGGAGGTGATCGGAGGTGCAAGCCCACACATCGCGCTCACGCAGCCGTCATTTGCTCCCACCAGCCGATCAATCTGATGGCTTCTTCACTGCTGGAGCCACACACCTCGGAGTCAGCCTCGAATGCCGAGCAAACCGCCGGACGTTCCGGTTTGCCGAAAATAGAGCACAGGTTTTCGGCAGACAATTGCAGACAACGTTCCCCGGCGGCTTTGCCGTTTGGCATGCCGGGAATCGGTGAACTGATGGAAGGGGCTATGCAACAGGCGCCACAGCCTTCACGGCATTTCAAGACGACGAGCTCCTCGCGACGAGCGTTGTATTAAAGGACGGGGCACAGAGTAACCGCTAAAACAGTTGTTTTAAATTACCGGACCTCGGGTTTTTAGCTTCAGGCGTGTGTGACTGGCCAGTCTCCGACAAAGCGTCTGGCTGGCGGGCCACGTAGTCGCGGGAGTTATCGCTTGAACTCGAATTCCAACGCTGCACCTTCAACTTCTCGGCGCTCTTCTTTGCGCAGCTGCAGCTGCATTTCGTTGTTGATCAGTCGGCCATTGAGCTGGAACTGGCTGCTTTTGTCCCCGAACATCTCCGGCAACACCGGTTCGCGCTTGGGCAATGGCACGGTGCCGACCGGTTTCAGCTCGTCGACCATGTCTTTGGGCAGACTCAAATCCAGGTTGGCTGAAGGTACTGGGGTTTTCACCACTTCGCTGGCCGGTTTTGACTTGGATGCAATCGGCGCACGTTTCTTCACCGCTGGCGCTTTCTTTTTTGCAGGTGCAGTTTTTTTGGCGGGAGCCGTTTTTGTCGAGGTCGTTGCACTTGCTGCCGGACTTTCCTGAGCGGATGCGGCCATCACGGATACCGGCTGGACGCTAAATAACAGGCAAATCATCAGCCAGGCGGCGGGAAAAATCGGTTTCATGGACCCAACGGCGCGAACAGCGCGAACGACAGAGGGGACATATGCTCGCCTGTTGTCGTCATCATGACAAGCACGGGCAGGAATAACCTGCCCGCCCACGTTACAGACCGCTCGCCATTTCCTGGCAGAGCTGGGTGGCCAACATGCCCAGGGTCATCAACGCACGTTCGGCTTCACGGTTCCACGGGATCCCGCAGTTCAGCCGGATACAGTGATTGAATTGCTCGGTGTTACTGAAAATCAGCCCTGGCGCAATACTGATGCCTTGCTGCAATGCACGCACATGCAGCTCTTGGGTGTTGACCCGCCCTGGCAAACTCACCCACAAGATGAAACCGCCCGTAGGCCGAGTCATCTGGGTGCCTTCCGGGAAATATTGCTGCACCGCCAGCTGGAAAGCGCTGAGGTTCTTGCGGTACTCCTGACGGATGTAGCGCAAATGCCGGTCGTATCCACCGTTTTCCAGATAGGCGGCGATGCCCATTTGCGTGACGCTGCAGGCCGAATGGGTACTGAAGGTCTGCAAACGCTGAATTTCCTGCTGATACTTGCCCGCAATCATCCAGCCAATCCGCACGCCCGGCGACAGGGTTTTGGAGAAGCTTGAGCAATAGATCACCCGATCCAGCCGATCGTAGGCCTTGAGCGATTTGGTACGTCCCTGCTCGAACATCAACTCGCCGTAGATATCGTCCTCGACAATCTGGATATCGAAGTCCGACGCCAGGCGCAGCAAATGTTTCTGGCGCTCTTCAGGCATAGTGCCGCCCAATGGATTGCTCAGACGAGTGGTCAGCACCAATGCCTTGATCGACCACTGGTTGGCAGCCAGTTGCAGAGCTTCGAGGCTCATGCCGGTGGATGGATCGCTGGGGATTTCAATGACCTTGAGGCCCAGAAGATCGGCCAATTGCAGAAGGCCGTAGTACGTCGGCGACTCGGCCGCGATCAGATCGCCCGGCCGGGTCAGTACCCGCAAGGACATCTGCAAGGCATCGACGCAGCCGTGGGTGATCACCACTTCAGAGGGGTCGACGACAACACCGGCATCGCGCATGCGGATTGCCACTTGCCGGCGCAACGGTTCGAAACCGGGGCTGAACATGTAGCTGAACGCACGCGGGCTATGAAAGCGGGTGACTTTGGCCAGTTGCTGATGCAGCGCCCGCACCGGCAGATAGTCGACGCTCGGCACCGCTGCGCCCAAAGGGAATACACCTTCGCGGCGAGATTCGACCAGTACCTGCTGGATGATGCTGCTGCGGGTGACCAGCCCCGGGCGTTCAACCCGGGCGATGTCCGGTGTGGGCGCGGTCAGGGCCGGTGTCTGGTGCACGTAGTATCCCGATTGCGGGCGGGCACGGATCAGTCCCTGATCTTCGAGGTTGGCGTACGCCTGCAACACCGTTGCATGGCTGACATTGAGCTGCGAACTCATCTTGCGCACCGAAGGTACGCGCTCCCCTGGTTGATAGACACCGCGGCGGATGTCTTCGGCCAGTTGTTGAGCAATACGTTGGTAGAGCAAGAGATTGGTCATGACGCAGCACTCGATTTCACGGGCATTTTATTCTTGTGGGGAACAATACCGGAACAGTTTAGAAGTGTACTGGGACAGTTGCCACAATAGTCGACAGTACAGTGCAGTGTCAGCAAGAACTGTACTGTTTTGTGAGTCATTTGGCAGGCGAAAAAAAACCCGGCGCTGCATGGCAGGCCGGGCTTTCCAATGACGCAACCCTTTAGCGGGCGGCGCCCAATTGGCCTTTTTCGTCGGAGAACACGATTTCCACTCGTCGGTTCTGGGCGCGACCCCGCTCGGAAGCGTTCACATCCACGGGGTATTCATCGCCGTAGCCTTCAACTTGGATGCGTTTGTCGTCTATACCCAGGTCCACCAAGACGTCAGCCACCGATTGCGCACGGTCACGCGACAGCTTCAGGTTGTCCTGCTTGCCACCGGTGCTGTCGGTGTAGCCTTCGATCCGTACCACGCGCTTGGGGTTGAGCTGCAGGAATTGCACGATCTTCAGCACCACGCGATTGGCCGAGTTTTTCAATTCCGCTTCACCGGTATCGAACAGCACATCGCCCAAGGTCATCACCAAACCACGATCAGTCTGAGTGGTGGCCAACGCAACAATCTGCTCTTCGAGCAACTTGCCCTGCTGCTGCACGCTGAACAGTTTGGATTCGCGCAGCGCCAGTTGCAGGCGTTGACGCTCAAGTTCGAGCTTCGCGGCCCGCTCTTCATTGAGTGCCTGATTGGTGTGCTCGCGGGCGATTTCGCTGTAACGCTGGCTCAGGTAGGCGTATTGCACCACGTCCGAACCGCTGCCCCAGTAGCTGGACAAACGATCGGCGCGAGCCAGGGACTCCCCGGCGCGAATCACGTCCTTGGGCGCGATGCGCAACACGTTGGAGTCTTCCTTGACCTTCTGGAAATCGGCACTGGCCTGCTGCAACGCTGCTTCACTGTGCTGACCGGCGCAGCCATAAAGGCTCGCGCAACCGATGAGGATCAAACCGCCGAGAGCTTTGGACTTGAGGCTCATTGGGCATCTCCCAATTGCTTGCGCACACGGGCGATGCGGGTATTGAGCATGTCCAACTGCTCTTCGCTCTTGAGGGTCAGCACCTTGGCTTCAGCCAAACGCGCATCGAGTTCGGCCTGTTCAGCCCGCATGCGCGCATTTCGGAAAGATTGGTCGGCCATGCTGCCCTTGGCGCGGTTGAACTTGTCTTCGGCCAGTTTCATTTCCGGCACTTCGTCGGCAGTGGCGCCAACGGCCTTGGCTTGTTCGAGTGCCTGTTCGGTCAAACGCATTTGTTCATTCGGCGCCGGATCGGCTGCACAACCCGCCAGAGCCAAAAGGGCCAGGGCAGCGAAAAGAGGTCGAATACTCACTAAAAATCCCTACTGTTTTGGGGTACTGACGGGTTGCTTCTGCTGGGCGTTCCAACGCTCGATATTGCGTTGCAGAACAGCCTCCGTCAGTCCGGACGCGGGCAATTCTGTCATCTTTTTGGCCAACTGTCCGCGCAACCAAGGATCGTTGCAGGCGGAGTTGTGGGAAACTGCCAGAAACAGCCCCGGTTGGTCGACCGGTTGCGGGCGGGCCATCAGATCATTGGCCATGCCCAGTGTCTGCGCCATCGCCATGCCGGAGTAACGCCCGGCGAGGACAAATTCCACCTCGCCCAAGAGCAATTTCTGAAAGGCCTGGGTAAGGTTTGGCGTACGGGTGAGGGTCAATTGCTGCTCGGCGAAAGTGCCGAATGCCGAGGTCAATCGAGACTTTTCCGACAAAGCACCGGAATGACCATGCAGGTCCTGAATCTGGTTGTAGGTCAGCGACGAATCCTTACGGGTCCAGACCAGGTAATCGTTTTCCAGCAATGGCGGGTGAATGTAGTCCAGGGATTCGAGCTCGGTGACCGT
The Pseudomonas sp. MYb327 DNA segment above includes these coding regions:
- a CDS encoding SDR family oxidoreductase — translated: MQNRMMITGAGSGLGREIALRWAREGWQLALSDVSEPGLQETLKLVREAGGDGFIQRCDVRDYSQLTAFAQACEVKLGGIDVIVNNAGVASGGFFSELSLEDWDWQIAINLMGVVKGCKAFLPLLEKSKGKIINIASMAALMQGPAMSNYNVAKAGVVALSESLLIELAQQEVGVHVVCPSFFQTNLLDSFRGPTPAMKAQVGKLLESSPISAADIADYIYQQVAAGEFMILPHEQGRVAWALKQKNPQLLYNEMTLMADKMRAKAKQTAG
- a CDS encoding translation initiation factor 2; this encodes MKPIFPAAWLMICLLFSVQPVSVMAASAQESPAASATTSTKTAPAKKTAPAKKKAPAVKKRAPIASKSKPASEVVKTPVPSANLDLSLPKDMVDELKPVGTVPLPKREPVLPEMFGDKSSQFQLNGRLINNEMQLQLRKEERREVEGAALEFEFKR
- a CDS encoding DUF4398 domain-containing protein; its protein translation is MSIRPLFAALALLALAGCAADPAPNEQMRLTEQALEQAKAVGATADEVPEMKLAEDKFNRAKGSMADQSFRNARMRAEQAELDARLAEAKVLTLKSEEQLDMLNTRIARVRKQLGDAQ
- a CDS encoding YkgJ family cysteine cluster protein, producing MKCREGCGACCIAPSISSPIPGMPNGKAAGERCLQLSAENLCSIFGKPERPAVCSAFEADSEVCGSSSEEAIRLIGWWEQMTAA
- a CDS encoding PLP-dependent aminotransferase family protein, which encodes MTNLLLYQRIAQQLAEDIRRGVYQPGERVPSVRKMSSQLNVSHATVLQAYANLEDQGLIRARPQSGYYVHQTPALTAPTPDIARVERPGLVTRSSIIQQVLVESRREGVFPLGAAVPSVDYLPVRALHQQLAKVTRFHSPRAFSYMFSPGFEPLRRQVAIRMRDAGVVVDPSEVVITHGCVDALQMSLRVLTRPGDLIAAESPTYYGLLQLADLLGLKVIEIPSDPSTGMSLEALQLAANQWSIKALVLTTRLSNPLGGTMPEERQKHLLRLASDFDIQIVEDDIYGELMFEQGRTKSLKAYDRLDRVIYCSSFSKTLSPGVRIGWMIAGKYQQEIQRLQTFSTHSACSVTQMGIAAYLENGGYDRHLRYIRQEYRKNLSAFQLAVQQYFPEGTQMTRPTGGFILWVSLPGRVNTQELHVRALQQGISIAPGLIFSNTEQFNHCIRLNCGIPWNREAERALMTLGMLATQLCQEMASGL
- a CDS encoding transporter substrate-binding domain-containing protein — encoded protein: MDLQRVFGWLMLLGLTMFSTLSIAAGKCERLVVTGSPDAPPYLWQDPQDPKRLIGASADLLQQVAGQLGIKVEILYAGKRSQALDEVRSGRMDMLADASLTVTELESLDYIHPPLLENDYLVWTRKDSSLTYNQIQDLHGHSGALSEKSRLTSAFGTFAEQQLTLTRTPNLTQAFQKLLLGEVEFVLAGRYSGMAMAQTLGMANDLMARPQPVDQPGLFLAVSHNSACNDPWLRGQLAKKMTELPASGLTEAVLQRNIERWNAQQKQPVSTPKQ
- a CDS encoding START domain-containing protein; its protein translation is MGSLHRIAVLCGLTAVLATSVAQAEDWKVAKNEDGIKVSLSEVAGSDYKAYQGVTLIKTTMAKLRALQDDVSGACAWIHECKTQKLLKHEGDQSWTYTQFNTPWPVTPRDSVLHITTVQGADGSLTRKLEGVPTYLSEEKGFVRVAKVDGFWKFVPKGDQVEVTYQVHTEPGGSVPSMVANKFVVDAPFNTLKNLKARAEK
- a CDS encoding OmpA family protein, with the translated sequence MSLKSKALGGLILIGCASLYGCAGQHSEAALQQASADFQKVKEDSNVLRIAPKDVIRAGESLARADRLSSYWGSGSDVVQYAYLSQRYSEIAREHTNQALNEERAAKLELERQRLQLALRESKLFSVQQQGKLLEEQIVALATTQTDRGLVMTLGDVLFDTGEAELKNSANRVVLKIVQFLQLNPKRVVRIEGYTDSTGGKQDNLKLSRDRAQSVADVLVDLGIDDKRIQVEGYGDEYPVDVNASERGRAQNRRVEIVFSDEKGQLGAAR
- a CDS encoding DUF3309 family protein, with translation MDMGTILLIILILLLIGGLPVFPHSRSWGYGPSGIIGVVLVVILILLLLGKI
- a CDS encoding LTA synthase family protein; the encoded protein is MAIPDALSQQRASSRLLQPTVKSHLAYTLLCALVMMVMFSVLRVALLVYNREMILDTPASTFIEAFANGLRFDLRLVVYLSVPLILALFSVRAMAARGFFRFWLTLASSVALFLGLMEMDFYREFHQRLNGLVFQYVKEDPKTVMSMLWYGFPVVRYLLAWAVGTWLLSLAFKGADRATRPRGPFSGGSISTRQVAPWYTRAAVFVVCLLICVVAARGTLRQGPPMRWGDVYTTDSNFANQLGLNGTLSLVAAAKSRMSEDRDNIWKATLPQPMAQQTVREMLVMKDDKLVDGETAAVRRDYMPPADKTLPIKNVVVILMESMAGHSVGALGAPGNITPYLDKLSKEGLLFDRFFSNGTHTHQGMFATMACFPNLPGFEYLMQTPEGSHKLSGLPQLLSARDYDDVYVYNGDFAWDNQSGFFSNQGMTNFIGRNDFVNPVFSDPTWGVSDQDMFNRGLEELKARDGKDKKPFYALLQTLSNHTPYALPSPLPVERVTDRGSLNEHLTAMRYSDWALGQFFEQARKEPYFKETLFVIVGDHGFGNERQITEMDLGRFNVPMLMIAPGIQEKFGTLDHTVGTQVDIVPTIMGRIGGEVRHQCWGRDLLNLPEGDTGFGVIKPSGSEQTTAIITADQILVLPKDKDMAPKMYQYELGATPRAVVVPDAPRTAELKTKLESFLQTATKSLIDNTAGVVDGKPD